In a genomic window of Neoarius graeffei isolate fNeoGra1 chromosome 13, fNeoGra1.pri, whole genome shotgun sequence:
- the slc25a33 gene encoding solute carrier family 25 member 33 isoform X1 — MAQKDTLLHLFAGGCGGTVGAIVTCPLEVLKTRLQSSGLALRPVFQVQLGTVSGAGVIRPGPVTPSLLQVLRSILEKEGPSSLFRGLGPNLVGVAPSRAIYFAAYSKSKETFNGIFVPNSGAVHMSSAGFAAFVTNSLMNPIWMVKTRMQLEKKARGEKKTNALQCARNVYRTEGIRGFYRGLTASYAGISETMICFLIYETLKKHIARSRLTSANSDGGKRASDFLSLMLAAAFAKGCASCIAYPHEVIRTRLREEGSKYKYFFQTARLVAVEEGYAAFYRGLIPQLIRQIPNTAIVLSTYELIVYLLGQPSK, encoded by the exons ATGGCGCAGAAAGACACGTTATTACATCTCTTCGCCGGGGG ATGTGGCGGTACAGTGGGTGCCATCGTGACCTGCCCGCTGGAGGTATTGAAGACGAGGCTACAATCCTCAGGTCTCGCACTCAGACCAGTGTTTCAGGTGCAGCTTGGTACTGTCAGCGGAGCTGGTGTTATTAGACCGGGACCAGTAACGCCGAGCCTCCTGCAGGTCCTACG GTCAATTCTGGAAAAAGAAGGGCCAAGCTCGTTGTTCCGAGGACTGGGTCCAAATCTGGTTGGTGTTGCACCATCAAG ggcAATATATTTTGCAGCCTATTCCAAGTCAAAAGAGACATTCAATGGCATCTTTGTGCCAAACAGTGGGGCAGTGCACATGTCTTCAGCTGGGTTTGCAG CATTTGTAACCAACTCCTTAATGAACCCCATCTGGATGGTCAAAACCAGAATGCAGCTTGAAAAGAA GGCACGAGGAGAGAAGAAGACGAACGCGTTACAGTGCGCACGCAACGTATACAGGACAGAAGGTATACGAGGCTTTTACCGGGGCCTCACTGCATCATATGCTGGAATCTCGGAGACCATGATTTGCTTCCTCATCTACGAGACGCTGAAGAAGCACATAGCAAGGAGTCGGCTTACGTCAGCCAACAGTGATGGAGGCAAAAGAGCCTCGGATTTCCTGAGCCTTATGTTAGCAGCTGCTTTTGCCAAAGGCTGTGCCTCTTGCATAGCATATCCACATG AGGTCATTCGGACGAGGCTGAGAGAAGAGGGCAGCAAATATAAATACTTTTTCCAAACGGCCCGCCTGGTGGCAGTGGAGGAGGGCTACGCTGCTTTTTATAGAGGACTCATTCCACAGCTCATTAGGCAAATTCCCAACACTGCTATAGTGCTCTCCACATATGAGCTCATTGTCTACCTGCTGGGGCAGCCCTCCAAATAA
- the slc25a33 gene encoding solute carrier family 25 member 33 isoform X2 encodes MSMNSVSSLLQKCTFLLACGSGGVVKRRSVTGGRSQGRSILEKEGPSSLFRGLGPNLVGVAPSRAIYFAAYSKSKETFNGIFVPNSGAVHMSSAGFAAFVTNSLMNPIWMVKTRMQLEKKARGEKKTNALQCARNVYRTEGIRGFYRGLTASYAGISETMICFLIYETLKKHIARSRLTSANSDGGKRASDFLSLMLAAAFAKGCASCIAYPHEVIRTRLREEGSKYKYFFQTARLVAVEEGYAAFYRGLIPQLIRQIPNTAIVLSTYELIVYLLGQPSK; translated from the exons atgagcatgaactctgtctcctcattgctccagaagtgcacgtttctgcttgcctgtggcagtgggggcgtggtcaagcgccggtctgtgacaggagggcggagccagggaag GTCAATTCTGGAAAAAGAAGGGCCAAGCTCGTTGTTCCGAGGACTGGGTCCAAATCTGGTTGGTGTTGCACCATCAAG ggcAATATATTTTGCAGCCTATTCCAAGTCAAAAGAGACATTCAATGGCATCTTTGTGCCAAACAGTGGGGCAGTGCACATGTCTTCAGCTGGGTTTGCAG CATTTGTAACCAACTCCTTAATGAACCCCATCTGGATGGTCAAAACCAGAATGCAGCTTGAAAAGAA GGCACGAGGAGAGAAGAAGACGAACGCGTTACAGTGCGCACGCAACGTATACAGGACAGAAGGTATACGAGGCTTTTACCGGGGCCTCACTGCATCATATGCTGGAATCTCGGAGACCATGATTTGCTTCCTCATCTACGAGACGCTGAAGAAGCACATAGCAAGGAGTCGGCTTACGTCAGCCAACAGTGATGGAGGCAAAAGAGCCTCGGATTTCCTGAGCCTTATGTTAGCAGCTGCTTTTGCCAAAGGCTGTGCCTCTTGCATAGCATATCCACATG AGGTCATTCGGACGAGGCTGAGAGAAGAGGGCAGCAAATATAAATACTTTTTCCAAACGGCCCGCCTGGTGGCAGTGGAGGAGGGCTACGCTGCTTTTTATAGAGGACTCATTCCACAGCTCATTAGGCAAATTCCCAACACTGCTATAGTGCTCTCCACATATGAGCTCATTGTCTACCTGCTGGGGCAGCCCTCCAAATAA